The nucleotide sequence AATGCCACCTGCTCCGGACCGTCAATGTGGCGACCGAGCAGGATGACATGGGCTTGGAGTTCGCGCACGAGTTCGCGGGCGAAAACCCGGCCCATGGAACCGAACCCTCCGGTGATCAGGTAAACCCCGCCCGCTCGGCGCACGAAACCGCTGTTGGTATCCGGCTGCACCGGCCGCACGGTCGTCGATAACGCTTCCCCCGCAGCCAATACATGGCGGGTGGTGATTTGCGGATACTCCCGGCGGATGGTGCGCAGGGCGCCCAATAGCATCAGTTGTTCGGGCGATTCATCGGTGCGCAGTTCGAGCGTTTGATCGGTGCCGTCCGCCCCCAACTGCCGGGCGAGAGCGATCAGCGCGGGCAACCCGTCCGCCCCGTCGCACGCATGGGTTGCGTTGGTCGAGGTTACCGCCGTTCGGCGCTGAGTTTCGACGGCATAAAACCAATTCGAAACGTCGACCGGGGGAGTCGTCGGGTTCTCCGCCAACAGCAGGGCGTAGTCGGTCGTGGTGCGGGCCTCCTTCGTGCGGGGGAACACCGCGATCGACTCAAAATCGAAACCACGTAGCACGCTTTCCCAACCCGCCGCGGATAAAAGGGGAGTGAGGGGACGAATCTCCGTATCGGCGAAATACCACCAGCCCTCGGCCAAACCCCATACCAGATCGACCCAACATTCACTGCGGACCTTTTCCACGATGCCGAAACACCCGCCAGGGGCGAGCAATGTGCGCAGCTGTCTCAGGGTTTCCCGGAGGCGGGGCGTGGCGTGCACCACATCGAGTCCCACGATGAAATCAAATTCACCGGCGTTGAAACCTTGCGCCACCGGGTCGCGAGAGATGTCGAGCACGGCGAAGGACAGGAAATCCAATCCGGCGGCGGTGGCCTTGCGCTCGGCTTTGGCCACGAACGCCCGGCTCAAGTCCGTCGCCACGTAGTCGACGCCGCGATCCTTGAGCGCTGGTGCCAGTTCACCAGCGAGCAAACCGTCGCCGATGCCTACTTCCAAAATGCGGAGCGGTTTGCCGGGAGGTTGGGTGGCCAACTTTCCTTCGATCGCGTGACGCAGCAGTTGCAGATAAACCCGTTTGTCGGTGTGCGGTGCGTTTTCGCTCGCCGTCGATTCGAGCAATTCGGCGCTTCCTTCCGGATAGAGCACCGTGATCGCGGGCACGTCCCCGCTGAGTGCTTCAGCATAGTGGGCGGTGCAGTGTTCGACCAATCGCACGATGCCCTGAAACTCCGGAAATCGGGTGCGCAGGTCGTCGCTCGAAACGGGATCGGCCGCGATCCGCTGCCAGCGTAGAGCTTCGTCGGCGAGACGATCGAGATAGCCTTCGCTCACCAGCAGGTTGAGCAGAAAGTCCAGGCACTTCTCAAACGCAGGTGCGATCCGCAGGGCTCGGGCGATTTCGGTGCGCGTGGTCGATTGCCCCAAGGTCAGCGGCGGCAATGCGGAACTGATGTAGCGGAAAACCTGCGCCGCGCACCACGGGGTCACGGCGGCGGAAAAGGCGGGGTAGGCGGGGTGGGCCACCAAGGCTGGATCAGCGCGTAATTTGGTTTCAAGCGCTTCCAGGGTCCCCGTCATGCGCGCCAGATGGAAATCAGTCGTCGCACTCGTTTTAGCGGGAGCTTCGATCCAGTGGCGTTCGCGTTCGAACGGATAGGTCGGCAGAACCAAACGTTGGCGGGATTGATCGGAAAACCACGCCGGCCAGTTTACTTGGGCCCCGGCGCACCACATCGACCCCAACGTGGAGAGCAAATGCGTGTAATCGTCCGTGGTTTCAGCCGCGTGCCGCGTCGACGTGAGCACGCGGGTGGAGTCAACGGATTTGAGGCAACGCTTCACCATCGAGGCGAGACCGCGGCCGGGGCCGACCTCGAGCCAGAGTGGATGGCGCGTCGACGTGGCGGCGGTGTTAACCGCCGCCGCGAATCGCACGGGCTCGCGCACATGACGCGTCCAGTAGGCGGGGTCGATGGCGTCGGCAGCCGTCATATCCTGACCGGTGACGCCCGAAATGATGCGGCGCTGCGGGGGATGCAAAGTGACTGTTCTCACCCGCGCCGCGAACGTTGTCAGCATCGGCTCCATCATCGCGGAATGAAAGGCGTGCGACGTATCCAGTCGGGTGGTGGCGACGCCTTGGGCGGTGAAGGAGGAGGCGAGCCGATCGATGGTTTCGGTTGCACCTGACAGAACGCAGGAATCGGGCGCGTTGACCGCTGCAAGATCCACCGCCTGGTCCCGGGCCTGGTCCCGGGCCTGGTCCATGGCGGCCTCGGCCGAAAGTCCGACCGCGAGCATGGCGCCCGCCGATTGCGCCGCCATCAACGCCCCGCGAGCCGTCACGAGTTTTAAGGCATCCTCCAAAGTAAAGACCCCCGCCACGCATGCCGCCACATACTCGCCCAAACTGTGCCCGATCATGACGGCGGGTTCGCCACCCCGGCTCAACCAGAGTTGTGCGAGCGCGTAGTCGGCGACGAACACGATCGGCTGGGCCAGCGCGGTGTCGCGCAGTCGTTCGGCGGCGAGCGGAGCGTCCGGAGTCAGGATCTCGCGGAGATCGCATCCCAGTGGTTCGCGGAGCAAGTCAGCGCATTGGTCGATGGTGTCGCGCACCACCGGTTCGGCGGCATAGAGGCCCGCGAGCATGCCGACGTAGGGAGAACCTTGGCCGGAGAATATCCAAACCTGGGGGGGAGGGGCCGAGGAGGCTGTCTGGGGCTGGGCGGCGCGGAGCTGACGGACCGCTTCCGCCGAGCCATGGGCTGTGATGGCGGTGCGGTGGGTGAATGCGCGCCGACCTTGCGCCAGCGTGTAGGCCACATCAGCCAGATTGACGGAGGAGTTGTCCTCCAGCCAGACCGCCAGGTTTTCCCGGGCGCGATCCAGGGCGGTCGCGGTGGTGGCGGACAGCACGAGCAATTGCGCGCCGCGGGCGGGACTCGAAGGGGATGGCTCCGGCGCCTCCGCCACCACCACGTGAGCATTGGTCCCACCGATGCCAAACGAACTGACTCCGGCAATCCGGCGGCGGCCGGCCGGGACCGTCCACGGGCCGAGACTCGCGTTGACGCGAAACGGAGTATTGGGGAAATCGATACGAGAATTGGGGGTCGAGAAATGCAGGCTGGCAGGCAGTTCGCGGTGTTGCAGAGCGAGAATGGTCTTGGCGAGGCCCGCCAATCCCGCCGCCTCATCGAGGTGTCCGAAATTGGTTTTTACCGAACCCAGGGCGCAGGCTCCGGTCGGGACTCCTTCGAAGGCTTCGCACAAAGCGGCGACCTCGATGGGGTCGCCGAGGGGAGTGCCCGTGCCGTGGGCTTCGACGTAGGAAATCTCGGTGGGATCAACCTCGGCGACCGCCTGGGCCTCGGCGATGACCTGACTTTGCCCTGTGATACTGGGAGCCGTGAATCCGGCTTTGTCGGCCCCATCGTTGTTGACGGCGGAACCGCGGATCACGGCGTGGATCGGGTCGCCGTCGGCGATCGCGTCGGCCAAACGCCGTAGCACGACGATGCCACAGCCGTTGCCGCTGACAGTGCCGCTCGCATCGGTATCAAAGGCGCGGCAGTGCCCGTCGGAGGAACCAATGCCGCCTTCGGTGTAGAGGTAGCCCTGTTCCTGGGGCACTTGCACGGAAACACCGCCGGCCAGCGCCATGTCGCAGTGATGATCCAAGAGGCTCTGGCAGGCGAGGTGAGTGGCGACAAGCGACGTCGAACAGGCCGTGTTGACGTTGATGCTCGGTCCGCGCAAATCGAGTTTGTAGGACGTGCGGGTCGGCACGAAGTCCTTGTTGTTGCCCAGCAACAGAGCCATCTCCCCCGCGGATTCAACGACGTCGCGATTGGGCAACAAATTGCGCAACAGGTATGTGCTCATGCCGGCGCCGGCAAAGACGCCCACGGGACCAGAGACGCGGGTGGAATCATAGCCGGCTCTTTCCAGGGCAGTCCAAGCCAGTTCCAAAAATACGCGGTGTTGCGGGTCGGTCAGCGCGGCCTCGCGTGGGGTCATGCCAAAAAAGGCGGCGTCAAACTGATCGGCGTCCGCCAACACGCCGTTGGACCGCACATAGGCGGGATTGGCAATCATGGCCGGGTCCACCCCGGCGGCGCGCAAAGCGTCGTCGGACAGCGCGGTCAATGACTCGCGACCGGCGCGCAGATTGTCCCAGAATGCTTCCACGCTGTTGGCTCCGGGGAATCGAACCGCGAGGCCGATGACCGCGATGGCGTCAGGGAGTTCGTCGGGAGGTGTGCTCATTGGGAAGGGCCTCCGGATCGGCGACGCTGGCGGGCGGCCTGCTGCCGTTGGGCGCGCTCACGAGCGGACGTAGTAGCAGTGGTAGGAGACGCGCCGTTGGGGCCGGCGACCGGCGATGGCTCGCGCAGCGCGGCGGCCAGGGAAATCACGCTGGCATGCTTGAACATCAGGGTAACCGGGAACTCTCTTTGCAACGCGGTCCGCAGTTGTTTGTGGACCTGCACAATTAATAGTGAGTGGCCGCCGAGATCGAAGAAGTTGTCCTGGCGACCGATCGTATCGGTGCCCAAAGCGGTGGCCCAGAGTCCGCCAATGGTGGCTTCGAGTTCGTCGACGAATTCACCGTTTTCTTCCGTGAGTGATGCGGGGATGGGGCTGGTCGGTTCCGGTAAGGCGGTGCGGTCGACCTTACCGTTGGCCGTCAGGGGAAAGGTATCCAGGGGCACGAAGGTGCTCGGCACCATGTAGTCGGGGAGGCGGGAGCGGAGGTGCTCCCGCAGCTCGGCCGCCGTCGGGATGGCGGCATCGGCGGCCCGTGTGAAATAGGCCAGGAGGCGAACGGCATCCACGGAGTCCGGGCGGGCGATGACCACGGCTCCGGTGAGGTCAGCATGGGCGGTAAGGGCGGATTCGATTTCACCGAGTTCGATGCGGAATCCGCGGATCTTGATCTGGTGGTCGGCGCGGCCGAGATATTCGAGATCACCGTCGGGCAACCAGCGGGCGAGATCGCCGGATTTATAGAGGCGGGCACCGGGAGTGGAATCAAACGGATGAGCGATGAACCGTTCGGCGGTAAGTTCGGGGCGGTGGAGGTAACCGCGGGCCACGCCCGATCCACCGACATGTATCTCACCCACCACGCCGATGGGGACCGGCTCACCGTAGGGATCGAGTAAATACAATGAGAGATCCGGAATGGCTTCTCCGATCACGCTCCGATGCGCGGTGTCGAGATCAGTCACACCAAGCGGACGGTAGGTGACGTGCACGGTGGTCTCGGTGATGCCATACATGTTGATCAAACGCGGGGCGTTGTCGGCGTGTCGTTCCCACCATCCCCGCAGGCTGCCGATGTCGAGGGCTTCACCACCAAAAATCACGGTGCGCAGGGCCAGAGGCGCGGCGTCCGGTGCGGCGGACGCGTCGGCGGCGGAGAGTTGCCGAAAGGCTGAAGGGGTCTGATTGAGCACGGTGACACGTTCCCGCCGCAGGAGCTCCAGAAACGCTTCGGGATCGCGGCTGGTGGTCTGCGGCACGATGACCAGGCGACCGCCATGGAGCAAGGCCCCCCAGATTTCCCAGACTGAGAAGTCGAAGGCATGGGAGTGAAAGAGCGTCCAAACGTCGTCGCGATTGAAATGGAACCAGTGATCCGTCGCATCGAACAATCGCACCGCCTGATGGTGGGGGATGATGCAACCCTTCGGTGTGCCCGTGGACCCCGACGTATAGATGATGTAGGCGGCCTGATTCGGTTCGATGGGGTCGAGGGTGGCGTCAGCGCTTTCACCGTTGTCAACAGCCGGGTCGAGCTCGGGGGAGTCGAGCGCGATGACTTCAGCATCGATCGCGGAGAGGCGTTCCTGCAGCAACGTGCTGGTGAGGATTATCGGGGCACGGGCATCGCTGAGCATGAACGCGACCCGATCGGCTGGATAAACCGGATCGATCGGCAGATAGGCGCCACCAGCCTTGAGGATGGCTACCAGCCCCACGAGCAGATCGATCCCGCGTTCGAGAAACAGTCCCACTGGAACTTCCGCGCGCACGCCGGCGGTGCGCAGCCGGGCGGCGAGGTGCCGCGCGCGTCGATTGAGCTCGGCGTAGGTGACGGATTCACCGGCGGGCATTGTCAGGGCGATGCGATCCGGGGAGTGGGCGACTTGGGATTCGAACCGGGCCACGAGCGTGGACGGGGCGGGAAGATCCGGTGGGGTGGGATTGAACTCCTGCAGAATACGACGACGTTCCGCGGCTGGCAGCAGACGCAGCCGGGCGATGGATTGCGTGGGGTCGTTGGCGATACTCTCCAGCAGTGTGGTGAGCTGACCGATGAAACGAATGATGCGGTCTTCGGTGAAGAGATCGGTGTTGAATCCGATGGAGCTCTCCAGACGGCCTTCGGTTTCGGCGAAATTGAACTGCAGATCGAACTTGCTGCCCCCTACGTCGTCGAGGAATGGTGCGATCTTCACGTCATCGATACGCAGCTCGTAGGGATCGACGTTTTGCATCACGACCACGACGTCGAAAAGCGGTGAGCGGCTGACATCGCGTTCGAGGGAGAGTTCGTCCACAATACGATCGAACGGGTAGTCCTGATGTTCGAAGGCACCGGTGATGGTATCACGCACGTGGGCCAGCAGGGTTGTGAAGGAGTCAGCAGGATCGAGCCGAGCCCGCAACGGCAGTGTGTTAATGTAGAAACCGATCTGGTCCTCCAGGTCAGGATGATTCCGGCCGGCGATGGGCGTGCCGACGATGAGATCAGTTTGGCCGGTGTGACGGTGCAAAAAAGTCTGCACTGCGGCGGTCAGCAACATGAAGAGTGATGCCCGGTGCTGGCGGGCGAGCTCACCAAGGACCGCCGTGGTGGTGGGTGGCACCGTGAAATTGAGGGTGCGGCCGCGATAGGTCTTAACCGGAGGGCGCGGGTGGTCGGTGGCGAGTGCCAGCACCGGCAGTTTTCCGGCCAATTGATCGTGCCAGAATTGGCGTTGCGTCGCCATGCCTGCGGATGCGAGGCGCGCCTGATGCCAGACCGCATAGTCGCGGTGTTGGATGGCGAGCGGTTTGAGTGCCAATGGCTTGCCGGTGGCGAGACTTTCGTAGCGCCGCATGAACTCGTGCACCAACACGCCCATGCTCCAGTCGTCGGAGATGATGTGATGGATGTTGAACAAGACCGCGTGTCGATCGGGTGCGAGGCGCAGCAGGGTGAGCCGAGCGAGGGGACCGGTGGCGAAATCGAACGGTGTCAGGGCATCGGTGAGCGCGATTTCGCGGGCGGCGGTTTCCGGATTCGTCGCGGCGGCGAGATCCATGAACGAAAACCCGCCCAAGGGTCGTGGATGCACTTTTTGGCGCGGCTGACCATTGATCTCGGGCAACGTCGTGCGCAGCGATTCGTGACGGTGAGCGAGACCGGCGAAGGCATTGGCGAGTGCGGTCTGATCAATGGGACCGGTGAGTTCCAGCGACACCGGCATATTGTAGGCGACCAGAGCTCCTTCCATTTGGGCGAGCACCCACAGACGGGTTTGCGCGTGGGAGAGGGGGTAGTCCGGCGCCTCGGGCGTGCGCGGCAACGGCGTGTGCTCGCTCTGTCGCCGCCCGGCAACCACCGTGGCGAGCTCTCGAATGGTCGGTTGATTGAACATCTCGCGCAGGGCGACTTCGACCCCGAATTCCTGCCGGATGCGGCTCACCACTTGGGTGGCCTTGAGACTGTGACCGCCGATCTCGAAGAAATTGGCCGTGACCCCGACACGTTCCATGCCGAGCACGGTGGCCCAGATGGTGGCAAGTTTGGACTCGGTCGGACCGGCGGGAGCGACGTAGTCTTCCGCGGCGGTGGAGTGCGTCCGTTCGGGGATGGGTAGGGATTGCCGGTCGATCTTGCCGTTAGGAAGTTGGGGGAAGGCTTCGAGCACCACGAAATCCGCCGGAATCATGTGACCGGGCAGACGGTCGCGCAGGAAACTGCGCAGCGTGGGCACGAGGAAGCGGGCGAGCTTTTCGTGGAGCGGGTGATTGGCGTAGGTTCGCCACGGCAGTGTTTGGGCAGGGGGTGGAAAAAGGTCGATCGGGGGCAGCGAGGCGGCATCGCCGCGACGGAAAATGGCGTCGAACGAGCCATCAGCGCCATACTGGGCCAGGTCGACGATCAGCCCGAGATCTTTACCGAGGGTGAGCAGGTCCTCCGGCTCCAGTCCGGCGAGAACGCTGGCGTCCAACTCTGCGCGGAAGGCGGCGACGGAGGCTTTGGCGGGCGCGGATTCCAGCCACGCGAGAGTCTGCAGTTCCCGCTGCACCCGCCGGTTGGCGATGTGGCGAAGATGCAACGTGGTGGGGGCGGTCTCCGTTGTCAGCACGTCGGCCAGGTCGTCGAGGGAGAGCGGTCGATCCGGCCAATCAACGACGGCAGTGTCGGGGGGCATCGGCGTCGCCTCGCACCCGCCGATGTGTAGGGTCACGTCGGCCCGGAAGCGGGTCATTTCGTTCTGCACGGTCGCGCGTTTCGGTCGAATCTGCACCCGGGAAATAGCGGGAAAACGGCTGCGCAACGCCGCGAAGAAGGCGGGCTCGACCGCCATTTCCTGTTCGGTTTGCAGCGCTTCACGCACGCGGCGGCGCAGTCCGGCGGCCCCGAGGGTCTCGCCGGCGCGGAACAGTTGCACCGATGCGTGAAAAGCCTCCAGCAACGGCCGCAGACGCACGTCTCCCAGAAAAATCGCCCCGCCCGGTTTAATCACGCGCAGTGCACCCTCGATCACCGTCATCAAATAGTTGATACCGGGAAAATACTGCACCACGGAGCAAAGCATCACGACGTCGTAACTGGCCGGGGCGATGTCGGTGAAGTCATGGGCTTGCTGGGCGCGCAGTTCGAGCCCGCCGTAACCCGACCGATCGCGGGTCAGTTCTCGTAACTGCTCGATCGCGACCGTGGAGAGATCACAAGCGAGGTAGTGTTCACAATCGCGAGCCAACGGAAACATCAGCAGACCGGTGCCGGCCCCGATCTCAAGAATACGACGGGGGCGAAGTTCGCGGACGCGCGCCACCGTGTGGTCCACGTATTCGCGCATTTCGGTTTCGGAGAGTGGCTCGCGGGTGTAGTTGCTGTCCCAGCCGATGACGTTGAAAGTAGGATCGTTATCGGCGTAGGTAAGGGAGTCGCTGTAGCTGTCCTCGTGCAGGTCCTGCCAGAGCGACACTTGGTCATCCTGCAATTGCTGCAGTTTGGCGTGCAGTTCGCCGGACGCGTCGTCAGGGGTGATCCAGGCCACGAGCCGGTTCTCGCCGCGGTCATCGGCTTCGATCTTTACCACGGTTTCGGCCACTCCGGAGTGTTGACCGAGCATGCTCTCGATTTCCCCGAGTTCGATGCGGAAGCCGCGCAACTTCACTTGTTGATCGAGTCGTCCGAGCATTTCCAGGCTGCCATCCGGCAACCAACGTCCGAGGTCGCCGGTGCGGTATAGCGTGGTGCCACGGCGATTCTCATCGAACGGATTGGGGACGAAAGCGGCCCGGGTTTTTTCCGGATTGCGCCAATAGCCCGCGCCGACGCCGACCCCGGAAACGCAGATCTCGCCCGGCACACCGACGGGCACGAGTTGTAGATCGTCGTCGAGCACGTAAAGGGTGAGATTGGGCAGTGTGCGTCCGATCGGGACAGACGTGCTCTGCGGAGGCAACGGGGCGGTGAGCAGCGCCTGGCAAATGTCGTCGGCGGCTTCGGTGGGTCCGTAGGCATTGGCCAGCGGGATCTGCGGGTAGACCTCGAACCACTGGTTGATCAACGCGACCGGCACGGCTTCGCCCGTGACCATGCCGCAAACCATGGCGGGAAGCACGCGCTCCGCCGCGGGCAAGGCCGCCACATGATCCAACAGCGCCTTCAGCACCACGGGCACAAACTCAAAAAGGGTGATGTGCTCGGCCCGCATCAGGGCGAACAGGCGCGGTGCCTCGCAGACCACTTCGAAATCAGCAATGACGGTGCGACCGCCAATCAATAACGGTGCCAGGAATTGCCAAACCGAGATGTCGGAGGAAGAGGGAGCACTTTGCAGGAAAGCGTTGTCGGCGGTGAACTTCAGCTCCTGAAACTGGCCGTAGATATGATTGATCGCGCCATTGTGGCGGATGATTGCCCCCTTGGGTCGTCCGGTGGAGCCCGAGGTGTAAAGCATGTAAGCCGCGTCCGTCGGATCACCTGCGACGGCGGGATCACTGGTGGGTGCTGTCGTCCACGCCGGGGCGGGACGATCAAACAATACGACGTGACGCAGGGCGCTCTGCGCCTCGGCG is from Synoicihabitans lomoniglobus and encodes:
- a CDS encoding amino acid adenylation domain-containing protein: MINSLPESPTDATIAPASFAQSRLWFLDRMEPGDPVYHIPLAVRLRGKVNTDAVADALRQLTVRHETLRTTFTEENGRVMQVIHASSIPPDGRTATPAAEHDLAAQLSTEARRPFDLVSGPLWRAVLWKIGPAEHVLQLTFHHIVSDGWSLGVLVKEFAQYYSDPSAVLPELAIHYADFADWQNGQLSGEVLDAKIAPWRERLQGADFTPPLPLDRPRPARRSSVGATHAFVVDLPTTRALRDLAGAAGGSLYMALLTGFSAVVQRWSDRDDLIIGTPAANRNRAELEPLIGFFVNALPLRIDLSTATTGAEAFARVRHATLEALSASDVPFEKLVQELQPDRSLAYTPLFQLMFVLQNTPLGALQLPDLEVERVEVDTATSKYDLTLVFEETTAGLTGRIEYASELFQHSSIERLARHYVSALQNLVARPSAPLAELPLANPAEHARIATWRHGPATRHPEKSIGDAFAGRAIATPQATALTMGGTALTYAELDQRSNQLAHVLRAHGVDTDHSVGLCLDRSIELVVALLGILKAGGAYLALDPTYPAHRLELMLRTAACELVLTTNHLRERLPTHGRVIDLETLADEINQAPTTMPGDVGVAPEQLAYVSFTSGSTGKPKGVAVPHRAVLRLVSDDGFMHFGPAEVFLLMAPIAFDASTLELWGPLLQGGRLVIMPPGTPTLEDIGRVVREEKVTTLWLTAGLFHLMVDERLDDLRGVRQLLAGGDVLSVSHMRKALQALPETTLINGYGPTENTTFTCCHTITVADLDGGSIPIGRPIPHTSVHVVDAANRPCPVGVPGELVTGGQGLARGYIGQPELTATAFTTLAGERVYRTGDRVRWREDGTLEFLGRMDRQVKILGHRIEPGEVEAMLAAVAGITTAAVVVQDGPTGKRLVGYVAPAVDVATVRAELTARLPAHLVPAVLVSLPSLPLTSNGKVDRAALPGPEIDAVDEAGNPALRNATEEILAHLWSRLLGVEQIGSADDFFLRGGHSLLATQLVSRIRETFSVELPLRSIFEAPLLRDLAHRIDQARALDIPVVPPLRAEVRPATVPLSFAQERLWFLNQLEPGNPFYNMPAALELKGRFEVEAARRVVATLVERHESLRTVFRASDGHPTQVILPTLSVPVGLEDLSRSPFASQPALVQRAIATEARQPFDLAQGPLLRVVVLRLSEDHHILLMTMHHIVSDGWSMGVLTREMGDYYAAFTGAAQTPLTELALHYADYAIWQRSWLTGAVFDTQLHYWKTQLADAPPVLALHGDRPRPAVQSYRGGSHAFQIDAALTTALTDLSRTTGATLFMTLEAGFAVLLGRMARQEDVLIGTPIANRHRAEVEPLIGFFVNTLVLRNDLSGQPSFRTLIERTRHTALDAYAHQDLPFERLVDELQPERDLSRNPIFQVMFALHNTPSQARKLPDLTITDLAAERISAQFDLVLDVWETADGLKCVLEFSTDLFDAATVARTAGHFATLLQAAVEAPDTPVARLPWLPNTERALILDTFNDVAMTYPDDRTLQQLITAQATATPDRIAGRHRGESLTYAALDRRSNQLAHHLRSLGVDRGQFVGVLDDRGLDFLVGLVGILKAGAAFIPIDPGYPADRVQHMIADSAVTTLLSRTSIIDRCRPAEAQSALRHVVLFDRPAPAWTTAPTSDPAVAGDPTDAAYMLYTSGSTGRPKGAIIRHNGAINHIYGQFQELKFTADNAFLQSAPSSSDISVWQFLAPLLIGGRTVIADFEVVCEAPRLFALMRAEHITLFEFVPVVLKALLDHVAALPAAERVLPAMVCGMVTGEAVPVALINQWFEVYPQIPLANAYGPTEAADDICQALLTAPLPPQSTSVPIGRTLPNLTLYVLDDDLQLVPVGVPGEICVSGVGVGAGYWRNPEKTRAAFVPNPFDENRRGTTLYRTGDLGRWLPDGSLEMLGRLDQQVKLRGFRIELGEIESMLGQHSGVAETVVKIEADDRGENRLVAWITPDDASGELHAKLQQLQDDQVSLWQDLHEDSYSDSLTYADNDPTFNVIGWDSNYTREPLSETEMREYVDHTVARVRELRPRRILEIGAGTGLLMFPLARDCEHYLACDLSTVAIEQLRELTRDRSGYGGLELRAQQAHDFTDIAPASYDVVMLCSVVQYFPGINYLMTVIEGALRVIKPGGAIFLGDVRLRPLLEAFHASVQLFRAGETLGAAGLRRRVREALQTEQEMAVEPAFFAALRSRFPAISRVQIRPKRATVQNEMTRFRADVTLHIGGCEATPMPPDTAVVDWPDRPLSLDDLADVLTTETAPTTLHLRHIANRRVQRELQTLAWLESAPAKASVAAFRAELDASVLAGLEPEDLLTLGKDLGLIVDLAQYGADGSFDAIFRRGDAASLPPIDLFPPPAQTLPWRTYANHPLHEKLARFLVPTLRSFLRDRLPGHMIPADFVVLEAFPQLPNGKIDRQSLPIPERTHSTAAEDYVAPAGPTESKLATIWATVLGMERVGVTANFFEIGGHSLKATQVVSRIRQEFGVEVALREMFNQPTIRELATVVAGRRQSEHTPLPRTPEAPDYPLSHAQTRLWVLAQMEGALVAYNMPVSLELTGPIDQTALANAFAGLAHRHESLRTTLPEINGQPRQKVHPRPLGGFSFMDLAAATNPETAAREIALTDALTPFDFATGPLARLTLLRLAPDRHAVLFNIHHIISDDWSMGVLVHEFMRRYESLATGKPLALKPLAIQHRDYAVWHQARLASAGMATQRQFWHDQLAGKLPVLALATDHPRPPVKTYRGRTLNFTVPPTTTAVLGELARQHRASLFMLLTAAVQTFLHRHTGQTDLIVGTPIAGRNHPDLEDQIGFYINTLPLRARLDPADSFTTLLAHVRDTITGAFEHQDYPFDRIVDELSLERDVSRSPLFDVVVVMQNVDPYELRIDDVKIAPFLDDVGGSKFDLQFNFAETEGRLESSIGFNTDLFTEDRIIRFIGQLTTLLESIANDPTQSIARLRLLPAAERRRILQEFNPTPPDLPAPSTLVARFESQVAHSPDRIALTMPAGESVTYAELNRRARHLAARLRTAGVRAEVPVGLFLERGIDLLVGLVAILKAGGAYLPIDPVYPADRVAFMLSDARAPIILTSTLLQERLSAIDAEVIALDSPELDPAVDNGESADATLDPIEPNQAAYIIYTSGSTGTPKGCIIPHHQAVRLFDATDHWFHFNRDDVWTLFHSHAFDFSVWEIWGALLHGGRLVIVPQTTSRDPEAFLELLRRERVTVLNQTPSAFRQLSAADASAAPDAAPLALRTVIFGGEALDIGSLRGWWERHADNAPRLINMYGITETTVHVTYRPLGVTDLDTAHRSVIGEAIPDLSLYLLDPYGEPVPIGVVGEIHVGGSGVARGYLHRPELTAERFIAHPFDSTPGARLYKSGDLARWLPDGDLEYLGRADHQIKIRGFRIELGEIESALTAHADLTGAVVIARPDSVDAVRLLAYFTRAADAAIPTAAELREHLRSRLPDYMVPSTFVPLDTFPLTANGKVDRTALPEPTSPIPASLTEENGEFVDELEATIGGLWATALGTDTIGRQDNFFDLGGHSLLIVQVHKQLRTALQREFPVTLMFKHASVISLAAALREPSPVAGPNGASPTTATTSARERAQRQQAARQRRRSGGPSQ